The Alosa sapidissima isolate fAloSap1 chromosome 5, fAloSap1.pri, whole genome shotgun sequence genome has a window encoding:
- the LOC121708458 gene encoding uncharacterized protein LOC121708458, translated as MDFQKEFGKLHAENEEMKTMMLQLLILRQEQNQNMICTACPHLLTLPHDSTTHLGPPQPLHASAAPGQRKLLAHIPPASPHHQLQRSVRSTLRPLSAQQKERQARKELLQEVLELAEEIKLASLNDAKASDQTGCSVGSLSPVDRRTPPAPRTLPFLNSPIAPAIPAPPKTTSHRQFQSRLPRLKNTISLNGVTAVTEQKSVESLAGRQEGTREHKEVKKRKVTEARHTSKTQPAKNLPELAKLRPLSCPEQALLQAFTVLSDDDWGKKIEALIAIRSLAQHHANVLLPRLHDVCLAVNQEVKNLRSVVSHAAMVTLAHLFAHLGQDMDAEAEGAARTLLPKAGESSSFMKDMDLALGYMVYKHQPHPQHERSHQRRAQSQTYSREEEHCTAPGESDGGHRGSSSPVRQKRPDCPLHPYCQLLGP; from the exons ATGGATTTTCAAAAGGAGTTCGGAAAACTCCATGCGGAAAATGAGGAGATGAAAACAATGATGCTACAGCTCCTGATTTTACGCCAGGAGCAGAATCAGAACATGATTTGTACCGCATGT CCTCATCTTCTGACCTTGCCCCACGATTCCACAACGCATTTGGGCCCACCCCAGCCCTTGCATGCCAGTGCGGCACCTGGCCAACGGAAGCTGTTAGCCCACATACCCCCTGcatccccccaccaccagcTGCAGCGGTCTGTGAGGTCTACGCTGAGACCCCTGAGCGCTCAGCAGAAGGAGCGCCAGGCTCGCAAGGAACTCCTGCAGGAGGTCCTGGAACTCGCTGAGGAGATCAAACTTGCCAGTCTCAATGATGCCAAGGCCTCGGACCAGACAGGCTGCTCTGTGGGCAGCCTCAGTCCTGTGGATCGCAGGACCCCGCCGGCGCCCCGTACTCTGCCCTTCCTCAATTCGCCCATTGCCCCTGCTATCCCCGCCCCCCCAAAGACAACCAGCCACAGACAGTTCCAGAGTAGACTACCCCGTCTCAAGAACACCATATCACTCAATGGGGTCACTGCTGTGACAG AGCAAAAGTCTGTTGAGTCTCTGGCAGGGAGGCAGGAAGGAACGAGGGAGCAtaaggaggtgaagaagaggaAAGTGACTGAGGCGAGGCATACAAGCAAGACCCAGCCGGCCAAGAATCTGCCAGAGTTGGCCAAACTGCGCCCACTGTCCTGTCCCGAGCAGGCCCTCCTGCAGGCCTTTACAGTGCTCAGCGACGATGACTG GGGGAAGAAGATCGAGGCCCTGATCGCCATCAGGTCTCTGGCTCAGCACCACGCCAACGTGCTGCTGCCCAGGCTGCATGATGTTTGTCTGGCCGTCAATCAAGAG GTGAAGAACCTGCGCTCAGTGGTGTCCCATGCTGCCATGGTGACGCTGGCCCACCTGTTTGCTCACCTGGGGCAGGACATGGATGCGGAGGCCGAGGGCGCAGCCCGGACACTGCTGCCGAAGGCTGGAGAGTCCAGCAGCTTCATGAAGGACATGGATCTGGCCCTGGGGTACATGGTGTATAAACACCAACCCCATCCGCAGCATGAACGCTCTCATCAACGGAGGGCTCAG TCACAAACATACAGCCGTGAGGAAGAGCACTGCACGGCACCTGGAGAAAGTGACGGAGGTCATAGGGGCAGCTCGTCTCCTGTCCGGCAAAAACGACCTGACTGCCCGCTTCATCCATACTGCCAGCTGCTTGGCCCTTGA